A stretch of the Musa acuminata AAA Group cultivar baxijiao chromosome BXJ2-7, Cavendish_Baxijiao_AAA, whole genome shotgun sequence genome encodes the following:
- the LOC103993058 gene encoding pentatricopeptide repeat-containing protein At1g80880, mitochondrial, whose protein sequence is MALAVSISRPTPLLSAFLLRPLLSTFLLNPRRPLPLPSPSLPILFSSPTIFSISTYPILHPQISSLSSPSAATDPGTSDFDTDSVEPSAPFDESDLHGFLQLLTQAKSLSSSRKEALAFLRASSGVALNLGLVCKALWELRGDCELAFLAFRWAEECVADCRWAWHLMIWAMGKQRRFDLSWYLVRKMYKTSVLTQRAMVIMMERYVAADEARKAMKTFQVMERFKVNADLTAFYALLCALCKNKYVEEAEEFLLLNRKFFPLTAESFNIVLDGWCNVICDVVEAKRLWREMSNFCITPDGISYSHMICCFSKAGNLFDSLRLYDEMKKRGWIPNLVVYNSLIYVLTRESCLRDANNIFDKIIEAGLQPNVQTYNSMIYPLCEAQKLEEARMAMDDMMVKGIHPTIETYHAFVKVEDIEGTVKLLKRMKDASCGPNSYTFFLIINKFFRFGDSESSLKMWSEMKRYDVIPDASHYMAVVEGLVKHGWIPKALEFYKEMKSKGFSADPKLEKFFMSFISNSKNHWGTSGKEFIFPQNGRHGTCIRMKFG, encoded by the exons ATGGCGCTAGCGGTGAGCATAAGCCGCCCAACACCCCTCCTCTCTGCCTTCCTTCTCCGCCCTCTCCTCTCTACCTTCCTCCTCAATCCCCGacgtcctctccctcttccctctccttctcttccgatCCTATTTTCTTCTCCCACTATCTTCTCAATCTCCACTTATCCTATTCTTCACCCACAAATCTCATCGCTCTCCTCCCCTTCCGCAGCCACCGACCCTGGCACCAGCGACTTCGACACTGATTCTGTCGAGCCCTCTGCTCCCTTCGATGAGTCCGACCTCCATGGCTTTCTCCAGCTCCTCACCCAGGCCAAATCCTTGTCCTCATCTCGTAAAGAGGCCCTGGCCTTCCTGCGGGCCTCCTCGGGTGTCGCGCTCAACCTGGGTTTGGTCTGCAAGGCCCTCTGGGAGCTGAGGGGGGACTGCGAGTTGGCCTTCCTCGCTTTCCGATGGGCGGAGGAGTGCGTCGCGGATTGTCGGTGGGCGTGGCATCTCATGATTTGGGCGATGGGCAAGCAACGGCGATTTGATTTGTCCTGGTACCTGGTGCGTAAGATGTACAAGACGTCGGTTCTCACGCAGCGGGCGATGGTGATCATGATGGAAAG GTATGTAGCTGCAGATGAAGCTAGGAAAGCAATGAAAACTTTTCAGGTCATGGAAAGgttcaaagtaaatgcagatTTAACAGCATTTTATGCCCTTCTTTGTGCGCTTTGCAAGAACAAGTATGTTGAAGAGGCTGAGGAGTTCCTCCTTCTAAATCGGAAGTTTTTCCCCCTTACAGCTGAAAGCTTCAACATAGTGCTAGATGGATGGTGTAATGTCATCTGTGATGTGGTTGAAGCAAAGAGACTGTGGAGAGAAATGTCAAATTTCTGCATCACCCCAGATGGCATTTCTTATTCTCATATGATCTGTTGTTTCTCAAAAGCTGGCAACCTATTTGATTCTCTAAGACTTTATGATGAAATGAAGAAGAGGGGTTGGATTCCTAACCTTGTGGTCTACAATTCTCTTATTTATGTACTAACCAGAGAAAGTTGCTTGAGGGATGCAAACaatatttttgataaaataataGAAGCAGGCTTGCAACCAAATGTACAAACATACAAttctatgatatacccattatgcGAAGCACAGAAGCTGGAGGAAGCACGAATGGCAATGGATGACATGATGGTGAAGGGAATTCATCCAACTATTGAGACATACCATGCTTTTGTTAAGGTGGAAGACATTGAAGGAACCGTGAAGCTTCTTAAAAGAATGAAGGATGCTAGTTGTGGTCCTAACAGCTACACTTTTTTCCTGATAATAAATAAGTTCTTCAGATTTGGTGATTCTGAAAGCTCACTAAAAATGTGGAGTGAGATGAAGAGGTATGATGTCATTCCTGATGCTTCACATTATATGGCTGTTGTAGAAGGTTTGGTAAAGCATGGATGGATCCCAAAAGCTCTGGAATTCTATAAAGAAATGAAATCCAAGGGATTTTCTGCTGATCCTAAGCTCGAGAAGTTTTTCATGTCCTTCATATCAAACAGCAAAAACCACTGGGGAACGAGTGGCAAGGAATTCATCTTTCCACAAAATGGCAGACATGGCACTTGCATAAGAATGAAATTTGGATAA